The proteins below come from a single Parazoarcus communis genomic window:
- the dnaX gene encoding DNA polymerase III subunit gamma/tau translates to MSYQVLARKWRPKSFGTLVGQEHVVRALSHALTTGRLHHAWLFTGTRGVGKTTISRILAKALNCETGITAEPCGVCDACRAIDADRFPDYVEMDAASNRGVDDMAALLDKAVYAPVQGRYKVYMIDEVHMLTGHAFNAMLKTLEEPPEHVKFILATTDPQKIPVTVLSRCLQFNLKQMPQGSIVDHLSGVLAAEEVVFEPGALRHIAKAANGSMRDALSLLDQAIAHGAGKVVEEPVTHMLGTVGDDHLHALLDALAAGDVAAMLAVADGMEARSLSFDAALQALASMLGRIALFQFAPGAISDDVERQRLAPHAEKFDAEFLQLAYQIAIHGRDELALAPDEYTGFSMTLLRLHAFRPDQPAAMGSPALAGSGGSGEARTVSPVSGGAETRPVAAATPASSAASVAERSAAPSPAPQPVSPPPVLQPAMTAPVERKPEPQPEIKPKVESGSGPKPASRDLAPWEDLPPEAMMHDDAYSGGANAFDDEADAAPAVPAPPATPADKAAARPEASAHTPAPESPIVVPGAPAATPAPRDAHADADLAAAFAASDWRTVVRLLGIGGLVRELAQHCEWVECVDDLLVLRLSDTHRHLLDMNRAAVERVQDQLASALSRPLRIRVDVGAITGETPAQRDEIERRARHAVAVAALESDPFVRELIERFDATLVEATVKPF, encoded by the coding sequence ATGAGCTATCAGGTTCTCGCACGTAAATGGCGGCCGAAGTCCTTCGGTACGCTGGTCGGACAGGAGCATGTGGTCCGCGCGCTTTCGCACGCGCTGACCACCGGCAGGCTGCATCACGCCTGGTTGTTTACGGGAACGCGGGGGGTGGGAAAGACCACCATTTCGCGCATTCTTGCCAAGGCGCTCAACTGCGAGACCGGTATCACCGCCGAACCGTGCGGCGTGTGTGACGCCTGTCGGGCGATCGACGCCGACCGCTTCCCCGACTACGTCGAGATGGATGCCGCGTCCAATCGCGGTGTCGACGACATGGCGGCCTTGCTGGACAAGGCGGTCTATGCACCGGTGCAGGGGCGCTACAAGGTCTACATGATCGACGAAGTGCACATGCTCACCGGCCATGCCTTCAATGCGATGCTGAAGACGCTCGAAGAGCCGCCGGAGCACGTCAAGTTCATTCTTGCGACGACCGATCCGCAGAAGATTCCGGTCACCGTGTTGTCGCGCTGTCTGCAGTTCAACCTGAAGCAGATGCCGCAGGGCAGTATCGTTGACCATCTGTCGGGTGTGCTTGCGGCCGAAGAGGTTGTGTTCGAGCCCGGCGCGCTGCGCCATATTGCCAAGGCGGCAAACGGTTCGATGCGCGACGCGCTGTCGCTGCTGGATCAGGCCATTGCCCACGGCGCGGGGAAGGTGGTCGAGGAGCCGGTCACGCACATGCTCGGCACGGTCGGAGACGACCACCTGCATGCATTGCTCGATGCGCTCGCAGCGGGTGATGTCGCCGCGATGCTGGCGGTCGCCGACGGCATGGAAGCACGCAGTCTTTCTTTCGATGCAGCGCTGCAGGCACTGGCTTCGATGCTGGGTCGAATCGCGCTGTTTCAGTTCGCACCTGGCGCCATTTCCGACGACGTAGAACGTCAGCGTCTGGCACCGCATGCCGAAAAATTCGATGCCGAGTTTCTCCAGTTGGCGTACCAGATCGCGATCCACGGTCGCGACGAGTTGGCGCTGGCGCCTGACGAATACACCGGCTTCAGCATGACGCTGTTGCGTTTGCACGCGTTCCGGCCTGATCAGCCTGCTGCGATGGGCTCTCCTGCGCTTGCGGGGAGCGGCGGCAGCGGCGAGGCGAGGACGGTTTCACCGGTTTCTGGGGGGGCTGAAACGCGTCCGGTTGCGGCTGCGACACCGGCTTCATCCGCAGCCTCCGTCGCCGAGCGCAGTGCGGCACCATCGCCCGCGCCTCAGCCGGTCTCGCCCCCACCTGTCTTGCAGCCTGCCATGACCGCGCCGGTCGAAAGAAAGCCCGAGCCGCAGCCTGAGATCAAGCCGAAGGTCGAGTCTGGGTCCGGCCCAAAGCCGGCCAGTCGCGACCTGGCGCCCTGGGAGGATCTGCCGCCCGAGGCGATGATGCATGACGACGCGTATTCGGGGGGCGCCAATGCCTTCGACGACGAGGCGGATGCAGCGCCCGCGGTTCCGGCTCCGCCAGCAACGCCTGCGGATAAGGCTGCCGCGCGACCCGAGGCGTCTGCGCACACGCCGGCGCCTGAGTCGCCGATTGTTGTGCCAGGCGCACCTGCAGCGACTCCTGCGCCGCGGGATGCCCACGCTGATGCCGATCTGGCTGCCGCATTTGCCGCAAGTGACTGGCGCACGGTGGTCCGGTTGCTCGGTATCGGTGGGCTGGTGCGCGAGCTTGCGCAGCACTGCGAGTGGGTCGAATGTGTCGATGACCTGCTGGTCCTGCGCCTGTCCGATACCCATCGCCATCTGCTCGACATGAACCGGGCTGCGGTCGAGCGCGTGCAGGACCAGCTTGCGTCCGCACTGTCGCGCCCGCTCAGAATTCGGGTCGATGTCGGTGCAATCACCGGCGAGACACCCGCCCAGCGTGATGAAATCGAGCGTCGCGCGCGCCATGCGGTCGCGGTGGCTGCGCTCGAAAGCGACCCCTTCGTGCGCGAACTGATCGAGCGCTTCGATGCCACGCTGGTCGAAGCCACAGTCAAACCCTTCTAA
- a CDS encoding YbaB/EbfC family nucleoid-associated protein: protein MMKGGLGGLMKQAQQMQENMKKMQDQLASVEVDGQSGAGMVKVVMTCKYDVRRVSIDDSVMDDKEMLEDLVAAAVNDAVRKVESTTQERMAGFTSGLNLPPGFKLPF, encoded by the coding sequence ATGATGAAAGGCGGTCTCGGAGGCCTGATGAAACAGGCCCAGCAGATGCAGGAAAACATGAAGAAAATGCAGGACCAGTTGGCCAGCGTCGAAGTCGACGGCCAGTCCGGTGCCGGCATGGTCAAGGTCGTCATGACCTGTAAGTACGATGTGCGCCGGGTCTCGATCGACGACTCGGTCATGGACGACAAGGAAATGCTTGAGGATCTCGTCGCTGCGGCTGTCAATGACGCCGTGCGCAAGGTCGAGAGCACCACTCAGGAGCGCATGGCCGGCTTTACCTCGGGCCTGAACCTGCCGCCCGGATTCAAGCTGCCGTTCTGA
- the recR gene encoding recombination mediator RecR yields MQPSSLDELIDALRCLPGVGPKSAQRMAYHLLQRDQRGAGRLARAMGHALEVLRHCDRCNTFTEEAVCQRCASPRRDASLLCVVEMPADLAMIEQTQSYNGLYYVLMGRLSPLDGVGPRELKLDKLLARAGDGSVREVILATNFTNEGEATAHTLATLLGARGLSVSRLSRGVPVGGELEHTDIGTIAQALVERRGL; encoded by the coding sequence ATGCAGCCTTCGAGTCTTGACGAACTGATCGACGCCCTGCGTTGCCTGCCCGGGGTTGGCCCCAAGTCGGCGCAACGCATGGCCTATCACCTGTTGCAGCGTGATCAGCGTGGCGCAGGCCGCCTGGCGCGTGCGATGGGTCATGCACTCGAAGTGCTGCGTCATTGCGACCGCTGCAACACCTTCACCGAAGAGGCTGTGTGCCAGCGCTGCGCCAGTCCGCGGCGTGATGCCAGTCTGCTGTGCGTGGTCGAGATGCCTGCCGATCTTGCGATGATCGAGCAGACACAGTCCTATAACGGGCTGTACTACGTCCTGATGGGGCGCCTGTCGCCTCTGGACGGCGTCGGGCCGCGCGAGCTGAAGCTCGACAAGCTCCTTGCCCGGGCGGGCGATGGCAGTGTGCGGGAAGTGATTCTTGCCACCAACTTCACCAACGAAGGTGAGGCAACCGCGCATACACTTGCCACCTTGCTGGGCGCGCGGGGACTGTCCGTGAGCAGGCTGTCGCGCGGTGTGCCGGTGGGCGGCGAGCTTGAGCATACCGACATTGGCACGATCGCCCAGGCCCTGGTCGAGCGACGGGGGCTTTGA
- the petA gene encoding ubiquinol-cytochrome c reductase iron-sulfur subunit has translation MSVEQKMDSGRRTLLLATSAVGGAAAVATAVPFVASLTPSERAKAAGAPVEVDVGKLAPGEMMTVEWRGKPVWVLRRTPEMLEALAKAEPNLSDPGSEKQQQPEYAKNQHRSIKPEYLVAVGICTHLGCSPSEKFKPGAEAGMSADWPGGFLCPCHGSMFDLAGRVYKSMPAPDNLEIPPHKYLADTTILVGDDGKA, from the coding sequence ATGAGCGTTGAACAAAAGATGGACAGCGGTCGCCGCACATTGTTGCTGGCAACGTCTGCCGTAGGTGGCGCTGCCGCCGTGGCGACGGCAGTGCCGTTCGTTGCCAGTCTGACGCCGTCCGAGCGCGCCAAGGCAGCAGGCGCGCCGGTTGAGGTGGATGTGGGCAAGCTCGCTCCGGGCGAGATGATGACGGTCGAGTGGCGCGGCAAGCCGGTCTGGGTGCTCCGTCGCACCCCCGAGATGTTGGAGGCGCTTGCGAAAGCCGAACCCAACCTCAGCGACCCGGGTTCGGAGAAGCAGCAGCAGCCCGAGTACGCAAAGAACCAGCACCGTTCGATCAAGCCGGAGTATCTGGTCGCGGTCGGTATTTGCACGCACCTCGGTTGCTCGCCGTCGGAGAAGTTCAAGCCGGGCGCGGAAGCAGGCATGTCTGCTGACTGGCCGGGCGGTTTCCTGTGCCCCTGTCACGGTTCGATGTTCGATCTGGCTGGCCGCGTGTACAAGAGCATGCCGGCGCCGGACAACCTCGAAATTCCGCCGCACAAGTACCTTGCGGACACCACTATCCTCGTTGGCGACGACGGAAAGGCGTAA
- a CDS encoding cytochrome b, with the protein MTTKSQALLNWVDERFPLTSSIKGHLTEYYAPKNFNFWYFFGSLALMVLVIQIVTGIFLVMHYKPDASLNAAGVPVAFASVEYIMRDVPGGWIIRYLHSTGASAFFIVVYLHMFRGLLYGSYRKPRELIWIFGTLIFLVLMAEAFMGYLLPWGQMSFWGAQVIVNLFSAIPLIGPDLSLVIRGDFVVSDATLNRFFSFHVIAVPLVLIGLVAAHIVALHEVGSNNPDGVEIKKKKDANGIPLDGIPFHPYYTVKDIVGVVAFLFFFSAVVFFAPEAGGYFLEFNNFLPADPLVTPPHIAPVWYFTPFYSILRAVTYPLFGLDAKFWGVVAMGASVVIIAFLPWLDRSPVKSMRYKGVIFKGAVAIFVVCFAILGYLGVLPPTPGRTLVSQICSVLYFAFFLAMPWYSKLDKCKPEPERVTFK; encoded by the coding sequence ATGACGACCAAATCTCAAGCCTTGCTGAACTGGGTCGATGAGCGTTTTCCGCTGACCTCGTCGATCAAGGGTCACCTGACCGAGTACTACGCACCGAAGAACTTCAACTTCTGGTATTTCTTCGGCTCGCTGGCGCTCATGGTTCTGGTGATCCAGATCGTGACCGGTATCTTCCTGGTCATGCACTACAAGCCCGATGCCTCGCTGAACGCAGCTGGTGTGCCGGTGGCTTTTGCCAGCGTCGAGTACATCATGCGCGATGTGCCGGGTGGCTGGATCATCCGTTACCTGCACTCGACCGGTGCCTCCGCATTCTTCATCGTGGTCTATCTCCACATGTTCCGCGGTCTGCTCTATGGCTCGTATCGCAAGCCGCGCGAGCTGATCTGGATCTTCGGTACCCTGATTTTCCTGGTGCTGATGGCCGAAGCGTTCATGGGCTATCTGTTGCCATGGGGGCAGATGTCGTTCTGGGGTGCGCAGGTGATCGTGAACCTGTTCTCGGCCATTCCGCTGATCGGACCCGACCTGTCGCTGGTGATTCGTGGTGACTTCGTCGTTTCGGACGCCACCCTGAACCGCTTCTTCTCCTTCCACGTCATTGCCGTGCCGCTGGTGCTGATCGGCCTCGTTGCTGCCCACATCGTGGCGCTGCACGAAGTCGGCTCCAACAACCCGGACGGTGTGGAAATCAAGAAGAAGAAGGACGCCAACGGCATCCCGCTCGACGGCATTCCCTTCCATCCGTACTACACGGTCAAGGACATCGTCGGCGTGGTGGCCTTCCTGTTCTTCTTCAGCGCAGTGGTGTTCTTTGCGCCTGAAGCAGGTGGTTACTTCCTCGAGTTCAACAACTTCCTGCCGGCCGACCCGCTGGTGACCCCGCCGCACATCGCGCCGGTGTGGTACTTCACGCCGTTCTACTCGATCCTGCGTGCCGTGACCTATCCGCTGTTCGGTCTCGACGCCAAGTTCTGGGGCGTGGTGGCGATGGGCGCATCGGTGGTGATCATTGCCTTCCTGCCGTGGCTGGACCGCAGCCCGGTCAAGTCGATGCGCTACAAGGGCGTGATCTTCAAGGGCGCTGTTGCGATTTTCGTGGTCTGCTTCGCCATTCTCGGTTACCTGGGTGTGCTCCCGCCGACCCCGGGCCGTACCCTGGTTTCGCAGATCTGCTCGGTCCTGTACTTCGCCTTCTTCCTGGCCATGCCGTGGTACAGCAAGCTCGACAAGTGCAAACCCGAACCGGAAAGGGTGACTTTCAAATGA
- a CDS encoding cytochrome c1: protein MKSRVINFIKRAAAVVLFAPAMAMAAGAVLHLDKAPVSTEPAALQHGAKLFVNYCLNCHGASFLRYNRLQDIGLSEESIRDNLMFTGEKTGDLMKISMRREEAKQWFGAAPPDLTLVARARASEFGSGADWLYTYLRQFHRDPNRPTGWNNLVFPNVGMPHVLWELQGEQVAKAGEHGSTLELVKPGKLTAEEYDNAIADLVSYIVWMGEPVAEKRKTIGMFVLAFLAGLFVLAFALKKNYWKDIH, encoded by the coding sequence ATGAAATCGCGTGTAATCAATTTCATCAAGCGTGCCGCTGCCGTCGTGCTGTTTGCGCCGGCAATGGCGATGGCTGCCGGTGCTGTTCTGCACCTCGACAAGGCGCCGGTGAGCACGGAGCCGGCTGCGCTGCAGCACGGTGCCAAGCTCTTCGTCAACTACTGTCTGAACTGTCACGGCGCTTCTTTCCTGCGCTACAACAGGCTGCAGGACATTGGTCTGTCCGAGGAGTCAATTCGCGACAATCTGATGTTCACCGGTGAAAAGACCGGCGATCTGATGAAGATCTCGATGCGCCGTGAAGAGGCCAAGCAGTGGTTTGGCGCAGCGCCTCCCGACCTGACCCTGGTTGCACGTGCCCGTGCTTCAGAGTTCGGCAGCGGTGCCGACTGGCTCTACACCTACCTGCGCCAGTTCCATCGTGACCCGAACCGTCCGACGGGCTGGAACAACCTGGTTTTCCCGAACGTCGGCATGCCGCACGTGCTGTGGGAGCTTCAGGGTGAGCAGGTGGCGAAGGCCGGCGAGCATGGTTCGACGCTCGAACTGGTCAAGCCGGGCAAGCTGACCGCCGAAGAGTACGACAATGCCATCGCGGATCTCGTGTCCTACATTGTCTGGATGGGAGAACCCGTCGCCGAGAAGCGCAAGACCATCGGCATGTTCGTACTTGCCTTCCTTGCAGGTTTGTTCGTTCTTGCGTTCGCGCTGAAGAAGAACTACTGGAAGGATATTCATTGA
- a CDS encoding glutathione S-transferase N-terminal domain-containing protein, giving the protein MMNLYSGTTDPFSHRCRIVLFEKGMDFEVIDVDLYNKPEDIAVINPYGRVPVLVDRDLVLYESNIINEYIDERFPHPQLMPPDPILRARARQLLHTFEHELFAHIAALEANQKGVDKTRAHVRDHLTQLAPIFTKQKFMLGDEFSMLDVAIAPLLWRLEHYGIELPKAAAPMMKYAERIFSRQGFIDALTPSEKVMRR; this is encoded by the coding sequence ATGATGAATCTTTATTCCGGTACGACCGATCCCTTCAGTCACCGTTGCCGGATCGTGCTCTTCGAAAAGGGCATGGATTTCGAGGTGATCGATGTCGACCTCTACAACAAGCCCGAAGATATTGCGGTCATCAACCCCTACGGCCGAGTGCCGGTGCTGGTGGATCGCGATCTCGTGCTGTACGAGTCGAACATCATCAATGAATATATCGACGAGCGTTTCCCGCACCCGCAGTTGATGCCGCCGGATCCCATCCTGCGTGCGCGTGCGCGGCAACTGCTGCATACGTTCGAGCACGAACTGTTTGCTCACATCGCTGCACTCGAGGCCAACCAGAAGGGCGTGGACAAGACCCGTGCTCATGTGCGCGACCACCTGACACAGCTCGCGCCGATCTTCACCAAGCAGAAGTTCATGCTGGGCGACGAGTTCTCCATGCTGGATGTGGCGATTGCGCCCTTGCTGTGGCGTCTTGAGCACTACGGAATCGAGCTGCCGAAAGCGGCTGCTCCGATGATGAAGTACGCAGAGCGCATTTTCAGTCGTCAGGGTTTCATCGACGCGCTGACGCCTTCCGAGAAGGTAATGCGGCGCTGA
- a CDS encoding ClpXP protease specificity-enhancing factor, whose product MVSTKPYLVRAIYEWCSDQGFTPYLAARVDSSTRVPPGYAKDGQIVLNVGSDATNKLSMDNESISFQARFNGSVQHILIPMSNVLAVYARENGQGMAFEADIDEGEPFEEDAADDADATGLELAPEPLASSEPSESPKSGDDRQPPPRGGHLKVVK is encoded by the coding sequence ATGGTATCCACCAAGCCCTACCTGGTTCGTGCCATCTACGAATGGTGTTCTGATCAGGGTTTTACGCCCTACCTTGCCGCCCGGGTCGATTCCAGCACCCGTGTGCCACCCGGCTACGCCAAGGACGGCCAGATCGTGCTCAACGTCGGGTCGGACGCGACCAACAAGCTGTCGATGGACAATGAGTCGATCAGCTTTCAGGCGCGTTTCAATGGCTCGGTGCAGCACATCCTGATTCCGATGAGCAATGTTCTTGCCGTCTATGCGCGCGAGAACGGCCAGGGGATGGCGTTCGAGGCGGACATCGATGAGGGCGAGCCGTTCGAGGAAGATGCTGCGGATGACGCCGATGCGACCGGGCTCGAGCTTGCGCCGGAGCCTTTGGCATCGTCCGAGCCGTCCGAGTCGCCCAAGTCCGGTGACGATCGCCAGCCGCCCCCCCGCGGCGGGCATCTGAAGGTCGTCAAGTAA
- a CDS encoding glycosyltransferase, which translates to MNILMISDVFFPRINGVSTSIETFRNSLKAHGIHSSLIAPAYPQDGGRSTDDLIRIPSRFIPLDPEDRMMRRSAIREQIESLKQQHFDLVHIHTPFVAHYAGLELAKALDLPCVGTYHTFFEEYLFHYVPFVPRAWLRGAARRFSRQQCNGLDAVIVPSRAMADTLAGYGVNAPVHILPTGIPEHQFHGGDGCHFRQRYDIPKSRRLLLFVGRVAHEKNIDFLIDMVGELRKTEPAAMLLVTGEGPALGSLRTKVERAGLSEHIRFLGYLDRHNELHDCYRAADVFVFASRTETQGLVLLEAMALGTPVVALAEMGTVDILAPQQGCRIAPNNPARFAEVVGQLLSDCRQLQQLGVDAREYAQQWHTEEMSRRLGALYETWVADHQRQAAQLSAA; encoded by the coding sequence ATGAATATCCTGATGATTTCAGACGTGTTCTTCCCTCGCATAAACGGGGTCAGCACATCGATAGAGACCTTCCGCAACTCACTCAAGGCACACGGCATCCACTCCAGCCTGATTGCTCCCGCCTATCCGCAGGACGGTGGCAGGAGCACGGACGACCTGATCCGGATTCCCTCGCGCTTCATCCCCCTCGACCCCGAGGACCGGATGATGCGGCGCAGCGCCATCCGCGAGCAGATCGAATCATTGAAACAGCAGCACTTCGACCTGGTACATATCCACACCCCGTTCGTGGCCCACTACGCCGGACTCGAACTGGCGAAGGCGCTCGACCTTCCCTGCGTCGGCACGTATCACACCTTCTTCGAGGAATATCTCTTCCACTACGTGCCCTTCGTGCCACGCGCATGGCTGCGTGGCGCCGCAAGACGATTCTCGCGCCAGCAATGCAACGGACTCGACGCCGTCATCGTGCCCTCGCGAGCGATGGCCGACACACTGGCGGGCTATGGCGTGAATGCGCCCGTACACATCCTCCCCACTGGTATTCCGGAACACCAGTTCCACGGCGGTGACGGCTGTCACTTCCGTCAGCGCTACGACATCCCCAAAAGCAGGCGTCTGCTGCTCTTTGTCGGTCGGGTGGCGCACGAGAAGAACATCGACTTCCTCATCGACATGGTGGGCGAATTGCGCAAGACCGAACCCGCTGCAATGCTGCTCGTTACCGGTGAAGGCCCTGCACTGGGCAGCCTGCGAACAAAGGTCGAACGTGCAGGACTCAGCGAGCACATCCGCTTCCTGGGCTACCTCGACCGTCACAACGAATTGCACGACTGCTATCGGGCCGCAGATGTCTTTGTGTTCGCGTCGCGCACCGAAACGCAGGGACTGGTACTGCTGGAAGCGATGGCACTGGGTACGCCGGTAGTGGCCCTTGCCGAAATGGGGACCGTAGACATCCTTGCGCCACAACAGGGCTGCAGGATCGCACCAAACAACCCGGCCCGGTTCGCGGAGGTCGTCGGCCAGTTGCTGAGCGACTGCCGGCAATTGCAGCAGCTGGGCGTCGATGCGCGGGAATATGCACAACAGTGGCACACCGAAGAAATGAGTCGGCGGCTTGGCGCGCTGTACGAGACGTGGGTGGCAGATCACCAACGTCAGGCTGCGCAATTGAGCGCCGCCTGA
- a CDS encoding hemerythrin domain-containing protein: protein MALMQWNEQLQLGLGKMDKTHEEFVSHYNAVVEAAPEQFLARLDDFIAHTEAHFDQENRWMEQVNFPGCHRAEHDRVLVVMRDVRNRIERGDAFLGKRLMEELPAWFDNHVSGMDAALAFHLDSIGFDVETGVITPPEGDCSGSANAGGCACTSAPARAGAEQV from the coding sequence ATGGCACTGATGCAATGGAACGAGCAGCTTCAGCTCGGTCTCGGAAAGATGGACAAGACCCACGAGGAGTTCGTGAGCCACTACAACGCCGTTGTCGAGGCGGCGCCCGAGCAGTTTCTAGCGCGGCTCGATGACTTCATCGCCCACACCGAAGCACACTTCGATCAGGAAAATCGCTGGATGGAGCAGGTGAACTTTCCCGGTTGCCACCGTGCGGAACACGACCGGGTGCTGGTGGTGATGCGTGACGTTCGCAACCGCATTGAGCGCGGTGATGCGTTTCTTGGCAAGCGCTTGATGGAGGAGTTGCCGGCCTGGTTCGATAATCACGTCAGCGGCATGGATGCCGCGCTGGCCTTTCATCTGGACAGTATCGGATTCGACGTCGAGACCGGCGTGATTACCCCGCCTGAGGGTGACTGCAGCGGCAGTGCAAACGCAGGCGGTTGTGCCTGTACGTCGGCGCCTGCCCGGGCCGGCGCCGAACAGGTCTAA
- a CDS encoding D-amino acid dehydrogenase, with the protein MHVMVLGAGITGVTTAWYLKQAGFEVSVIDRQPQAGQETSFANGGQISVSHPEPWANPAAPFLALRWLGKHDAPLRFSPQASLDQWRWALSFLHECLPWRAKRNTEAIAALAIHSQRELHRVRAAAGIENDYDAREQGILHLFFSASDFAHAPARAEQLMQLGIEARACSAAECLAIEPALATLAPTLAGGLYAPGDENGDAMRFTGALAGVLARDGVQFHYQTTIERLTHTGGLIDGVEVRDREGRAGTLTANAYVVCLGSFSPLMVHALGERLPIYPVKGYSITAPVADPARAPQVSLTDESRRIVCSRLGDRLRIAGTAELNGFDLTIDPERGRAILDWARTRLPGAIDPEQAQLWTGLRPATPSNLPIIGKGRGVNLWYNTGHGTLGWTLACGSAEILAGLMHGRAPTVRFPVRHP; encoded by the coding sequence ATGCATGTGATGGTTCTCGGCGCCGGCATCACCGGCGTCACCACCGCCTGGTACCTGAAGCAGGCGGGGTTCGAGGTCAGCGTGATAGACCGCCAGCCGCAAGCTGGACAGGAAACGAGCTTTGCCAATGGTGGCCAGATCTCGGTCAGCCATCCCGAGCCCTGGGCCAACCCGGCGGCCCCCTTTCTGGCGCTGCGCTGGCTTGGCAAACACGACGCCCCGCTGCGCTTCAGCCCTCAGGCAAGCCTCGACCAATGGCGCTGGGCGCTGTCCTTTCTGCATGAGTGCCTGCCGTGGCGTGCGAAGCGCAACACCGAGGCGATTGCTGCGCTTGCCATCCACAGTCAGCGCGAACTGCACCGGGTACGCGCAGCCGCCGGCATCGAGAACGACTACGATGCGCGCGAGCAGGGCATCCTTCACCTTTTTTTCAGCGCCTCGGATTTCGCTCATGCACCGGCACGCGCAGAGCAGCTGATGCAACTCGGCATTGAAGCCCGGGCTTGCTCGGCTGCCGAATGCCTTGCAATCGAGCCCGCGCTCGCGACACTCGCACCAACACTGGCGGGCGGTCTGTATGCGCCCGGCGACGAAAACGGCGACGCGATGCGCTTTACCGGTGCGCTGGCGGGGGTGCTTGCGCGCGACGGCGTGCAGTTTCACTATCAGACGACGATCGAACGCCTGACCCACACCGGCGGCCTGATCGACGGTGTCGAGGTGCGTGACCGTGAAGGGCGGGCTGGCACCCTGACCGCGAACGCCTATGTGGTATGCCTCGGCAGCTTCAGCCCCCTCATGGTGCATGCGCTTGGCGAGCGCCTGCCAATCTACCCGGTGAAGGGCTATTCGATTACAGCACCGGTTGCAGATCCCGCGCGGGCGCCGCAGGTCAGCCTGACCGACGAGTCCCGCCGCATCGTCTGCTCCCGTCTCGGAGACCGGCTTCGTATCGCCGGCACTGCCGAGCTCAACGGTTTCGATCTCACGATCGATCCAGAACGCGGCCGTGCCATTCTGGACTGGGCACGGACACGGCTGCCAGGCGCAATCGACCCGGAACAGGCGCAACTGTGGACGGGACTCCGCCCCGCCACCCCGAGTAACCTGCCCATCATCGGCAAGGGCCGCGGCGTCAACCTCTGGTACAACACCGGTCACGGCACACTGGGCTGGACCCTGGCCTGCGGCTCGGCCGAGATTCTCGCGGGCCTGATGCATGGGCGCGCACCGACAGTGCGCTTCCCCGTCCGACACCCCTGA
- a CDS encoding class 1 fructose-bisphosphatase yields MRRVTLTQFLIEQQRAGRVSADLRLLLEVVARACKAIGVNVSKGALAGVLGEAGTDNVQGEAQKKLDVIANEILLQANEWGGHLAAMASEEVETVHQIPFDFPKGGYLLMFDPLDGSSNIDINVTVGTIFSVLRNPEGEGDPTEESFMQPGREQVAAGYAIYGPSTQLVLTVGKGVHAFTLDREMGSFIYTTPYMTVPEETREFAINASNARHWEAPVQRYISELQEGKAGPRGVDFNMRWVASMVADVHRVLTRGGIFMYPLDEKCRAQGGKLRLMYEANPMAMLIEQAGGAATTGRERILDIQPDKLHQRVPVVLGSKSEVERVTSYHLEA; encoded by the coding sequence ATGCGTCGCGTCACCCTTACCCAATTCCTGATCGAGCAGCAGCGCGCCGGACGCGTATCGGCCGATCTGCGGCTCTTGCTCGAGGTCGTGGCTCGCGCGTGCAAGGCGATCGGAGTCAATGTGTCCAAAGGGGCGCTTGCCGGTGTGCTGGGTGAGGCCGGTACCGACAACGTGCAGGGCGAGGCACAGAAGAAGCTCGACGTGATTGCCAACGAGATTCTGCTGCAGGCCAACGAATGGGGCGGCCACCTTGCGGCAATGGCGTCCGAAGAGGTCGAAACCGTGCATCAGATCCCGTTCGACTTTCCCAAGGGCGGCTATCTGCTGATGTTCGATCCGCTCGACGGCTCGTCAAACATCGACATCAACGTCACCGTGGGTACGATCTTTTCCGTGCTGCGCAACCCCGAGGGCGAGGGTGATCCGACCGAGGAAAGCTTCATGCAGCCCGGTCGGGAGCAGGTGGCAGCCGGCTATGCGATCTACGGCCCCTCCACCCAGCTCGTGCTCACAGTGGGCAAGGGCGTTCACGCCTTCACGCTCGACCGCGAAATGGGCAGCTTCATCTATACCACTCCCTACATGACGGTACCCGAGGAAACCCGCGAGTTCGCGATCAACGCCTCCAACGCCCGCCACTGGGAGGCGCCGGTTCAGCGCTACATCTCAGAGCTGCAGGAAGGCAAGGCTGGCCCCCGTGGCGTCGATTTCAACATGCGCTGGGTGGCGTCGATGGTGGCTGACGTGCACCGTGTGCTGACCCGTGGCGGCATCTTCATGTACCCGCTCGACGAGAAATGTCGTGCCCAGGGCGGCAAGCTGCGGCTCATGTACGAAGCCAACCCGATGGCCATGCTGATCGAGCAGGCCGGTGGCGCGGCCACCACCGGGCGCGAGCGCATCCTCGATATCCAGCCCGACAAGCTGCATCAGCGCGTACCCGTCGTGCTCGGCTCGAAGAGCGAGGTCGAACGCGTGACTTCATACCATCTTGAAGCTTGA